The Bubalus kerabau isolate K-KA32 ecotype Philippines breed swamp buffalo chromosome X, PCC_UOA_SB_1v2, whole genome shotgun sequence genome has a segment encoding these proteins:
- the PNPLA4 gene encoding patatin-like phospholipase domain-containing protein 4 isoform X3: MKHINLSFAACGFLGIYHLGAASALCNHGRKLLKDVKACAGASAGSLVASVLLTAPQKIEECNKFTYDFAEEIRRQSFGALTPGYDLMARLRSGVESILPANAHELAHGRLHVSITNTRTGQNCLVSSFPCREDLVKVLLASSFLPIYAGLKPVEYKGQVTTERRVEFPALCRSFSSLVYVRHSIISRDTSTPGSQVIPLRRLSSWSAFICSLSLSLSALPDHILSHKSSLSKRLL, encoded by the exons ATGAAGCACATCAACTTGTCCTTTGCAGCGTGTGGGTTTCTGGGCATTTACCACTTGGGGGCAGCATCAGCACTCTGCAACCACGGCAGAAAGCTGCTGAAGGATGTCAAGGCCTGTGCCGGGGCTTCTGCGGGATCCTTGGTTGCTTCGGTTCTCCTCACAGCGCCGCAGAAAATAGAG gaatGCAACAAGTTTACCTATGATTTTGCTGAAGAAATCCGAAGGCAGTCTTTTGGGGCACTAACACCTGGCTATGATCTCATGGCCCGATTGAG gaGCGGAGTGGAGTCGATTCTCCCCGCCAACGCGCATGAGCTGGCCCACGGCCGCCTACACgtctccatcaccaacaccaggaCCGGGCAGAACTGCCTCGTCTCCAGCTTTCCCTGCAGGGAGGACCTCGTCAAG GTCCTGCTGGCCAGCAGCTTCCTGCCCATCTATGCAGGACTGAAACCAGTGGAGTACAAAGGGCAG gtcaccacagaacgcCGAGTCGAGTTCCCTGCGCTGTGCAGGAGTTTCTCGTCACTTGTCTATGTTAGACACAGTATCATTAGTAGAGATACATCCACCCCAGGCTCTCAGGTCATCCCACTCCGCCGCCTCTCCTCTTGGTCTGCATTCATCTGTTCTCTCAGtctgtctctttctgctttgccag ATCACATCTtgagtcacaaatcaagcctcagcaAAAGACTTCTTTAG